Proteins encoded by one window of Mus musculus strain C57BL/6J chromosome 10, GRCm38.p6 C57BL/6J:
- the Baz2a gene encoding bromodomain adjacent to zinc finger domain protein 2A isoform X4, whose product MGPMCFSGRWRREVRIKKGSHRWQGETWYYGPCGKRMKQFPEVIKYLSRNVVHSVRREHFSFSPRMPVGDFFEERDTPEGLQWVQLSAEEIPSRIQAITGKRGRPRNNEKAKNKEVPKVKRGRGRPPKIKMPELLNKTDNRLPKKLETQEILSEDDKAKMTKNKKKMRQKVQRGESQTPVQGQARNKRKQDTKSLKQKDTKKKLKAEKEKMKTKQEKLKEKVKREKKEKVKAKGKEGPRARPSCRADKTLATQKRLEEQQRQQAILEEMKKPTEDMCLSDHQPLPDFTRIPGLTLSSRAFSDCLTIVEFLHSFGKVLGFDLTKDVPSLGVLQEGLLCQGDSLDKVQDLLVRLLKAALHDPGLPPYCQSLKILGEKMSEIPLTRDNVSEILRCFLMAYRVEPSFCDSLRTQPFQAQPPQQKAAILAFLVHELNSSTIIINEIDKTLESVSSCRKNKWIVEGRLRRLKTALAKRTGRPEVMMEGAEDGLGRRRSSRIMEETSGIEEEEEEENTTAVHGRRGRKEGEIDVAASSIPELERHIEKLSKRQLFFRKKLLHSSQMLRAVSLGQDRYRRHYWVLPYLAGIFVEGSEGSTVTEDEIKQETESLMEVVTSTPSSARASVKRELTGSNASTSPARSRGRPRKPKPGSLQPQHLQSTIRECDSEQAQTQVHPEPQPQLQAPTQPHLQPSSGFLEPEGSPFSLGQSQHDLSQSAFLSWLSQTQSHNSLLSSSVLTPDSSPGKLDSAPSQSLEEPEPDEAQSCPGPQGPWFNFSAQIPCDAAPTPPPAVSEDQPTPSLQLLASSKPMNTPGAANPCSPVQLSSTHLPGGTPKRLSGDSEEMSQSPTGLGQPKRRGRPPSKFFKQVEQHYLTQLTAQPIPPEMCSGWWWIRDPETLDVLLKALHPRGIREKALHKHLSKHKDFLQEVCLQPLTDPIFEPNELPALEEGVMSWSPKEKTYETDLAVLQWVEELEQRVVLSDLQIRGWTCPTPDSTREDLTYCEHLPDSPEDIPWRGRGREGTVPQRQNNNPLDLAVMRLAVLEQNVERRYLREPLWAAHEVVVEKALLSTPNGAPDGTSTEISYEITPRVRVWRQTLERCRSAAQVCLCMGQLERSIAWEKSVNKVTCLVCRKGDNDEFLLLCDGCDRGCHIYCHRPKMEAVPEGDWFCAVCLSQQVEEEYTQRPGFPKRGQKRKSSFPLTFPEGDSRRRMLSRSRDSPAVPRYPEDGLSPPKRRRHSMRSHHSDLTFCEIILMEMESHDAAWPFLEPVNPRLVSGYRRVIKNPMDFSTMRERLLRGGYTSSEEFAADALLVFDNCQTFNEDDSEVGKAGHVMRRFFESRWEEFYQGKQANL is encoded by the exons ATGG GGCCCATGTGCTTCTCTGGCAGGTGGCGAAGAGAAGTGCGCATCAAGAAGGGCAGCCATCGGTGGCAGGGGGAGACTTGGTACTATGGCCCCTGTGGGAAGAGAATGAAGCAATTTCCAGAAGTTATCAAG TACCTGAGCCGAAATGTGGTGCACAGTGTCCGCCGTGAGCACTTCAGCTTCAGTCCCCGCATGCCTGTTGGAGATTTCTTTGAAGAAAGAGATACACCAGAG GGCTTGCAGTGGGTCCAGTTATCAGCAGAGGAGATTCCTTCCAGAATTCAAGCAATCACTGGCAAACGAGGCCGACCTCGAAACAATGAGAAGGCTAAGAACAAGGAAGTTCCCAAAGTGAAGCGGGGCCGAGGTCGGCCTCCTAAGATCAAAATGCCTGAGCTGTTGAATAAAACAGATAACCGACTTCCAAAGAAACTGGAAACCCAAG AAATACTGAGTGAGGACGATAAAGCAAagatgactaaaaacaaaaagaagatgaGGCAGAAGGTCCAACGGGGAGAAAGTCAGACTCCTGTCCAAGGGCAG GCCAGAAACAAGAGGAAGCAAGACACCAAGAGCTTGAAGCAGAAGGACACTAAGAAGAAATTGAAG gctgagaaagagaagatgaagaCAAAGCAGGAAAAGCTGAAGGAAAAGGTAAAgcgagaaaagaaagaaaaggtaaaagcgaaggggaaggaagggcccAGAGCCAGGCCATCCTGTAGAGCAGACAAGACCCTTGCCACACAGAAGCGGCTAGaggagcagcagaggcagcaggctATCCTGGAGGAGATGAAGAAGCCCACAGAGGATATGTGTCTGTCTGACCACCAG cccctgcctgACTTCACACGCATCCCTGGTTTGACACTGTCCAGTAGGGCTTTCTCAGATTGCTTGACCATCGTGGAGTTCCTTCACAGTTTTGGCAAAGTGCTAGGCTTTGACCTTACCAAAGATGTTCCTAGTCTAGGAGTCCTGCAGGAGGGACTCTTATGTCAAGGTGACAGCTTGGACAAAGTGCAGGACCTGCTGGTGCGACTGCTGAAGGCTGCACTCCATGATCCTGGTCTGCCCCCCTACTGTCAG TCCCTGAAGATATTGGGGGAGAAGATGTCAGAGATCCCATTGACCAGAGATAATGTGTCTGAGATACTGCGCTGCTTCCTCATGGCATATAGAGTGGAGCCATCCTTCTGTGACAGTCTGCGTACCCAGCCTTTTCAGGCCCAGCCACCTCAACAGAAGGCTGCTATTCTAGCCTTCCTTGTGCATGAGCTTAACAGCTCCACCATTATCATCAA TGAGATTGACAAGACTCTGGAAAGTGTGTCTAGCTGCAGGAAGAACAAGTGGATTGTTGAAGGCCGACTCCGGAG ACTGAAAACTGCTCTGGCCAAGCGAACTGGGCGGCCTGAGGTTATGATGGAAGGGGCAGAAGACGGCCTAGGACGGAGGCGCAGTTCTCGGATCATGGAGGAAACCAGTGGcatagaagaggaggaagaggaagaaaatacaaCAGCTGTCCATGGCCGCAGGGGTCGAAAAGAAGGAGAG ATTGATGTTGCAGCATCTAGCATTCCAGAGCTAGAGCGCCATATAGAAAAACTCAGTAAG CGTCAGCTCTTCTTTAGAAAAAAGCTGCTTCACTCATCCCAGATGCTTCGGGCAGTGTCCTTGGGTCAAGACCGCTATAGACGCCATTACTGGGTATTACCGTATCTTGCTGGTATCTTTGTGGAAGGATCGGAAGGGAGCACAG TTACTGAAGATGAAATAAAGCAAGAAACTGAGTCCTTGATGGAAGTAGTCACTTCAACACCCAGCTCTGCCCGAGCCTCTGTAAAGAGAGAATTAACTGGCTCCAATGCCTCTACTTCTCCTGCCCGGTCCCGAGGCCGACCTCGAAAACCTAAGCCTGGGTCTCTGCAGCCTCAGCACCTTCAGTCCACCATTAGGGAATGTGATTCAGAGCAAGCCCAGACTCAAGTTCACCCAGAACCCCAGCCTCAGCTTCAGGCCCCTACCCAGCCCCATCTTCAGCCAAGTAGTGGGTTCCTAGAGCCAGAAGGTTCCCCTTTCTCTCTGGGTCAGAGCCAGCATGACCTCAGCCAGTCTGCCTTCTTGTCTTGGCTGAGCCAGACTCAGAGCCACAACTCCCTGTTGAGCAGCTCAGTCCTCACGCCGGACAGCAGCCCAGGGAAACTAGACTCTGCTCCGTCTCAGTCCTTGGAGGAGCCCGAGCCTGATGAGGCTCAGTCCTGCCCTGGTCCTCAAGGTCCCTGGTTTAACTTCTCAGCCCAGATACCCTGTGATGCTGCTCCTACACCACCTCCTGCAGTCTCTGAGGACCAACCTACTCCCTCCCTCCAGCTGCTGGCCTCCTCTAAACCA ATGAATACACCCGGTGCTGCCAATCCTTGTTCCCCAGTGCAGCTCTCTTCCACTCACTTGCCTGGAGGGACCCCTAAGAGGCTATCAGGGGACTCTGAAGAAATGTCACAGAGTCCCACTGGGCTGGGGCAACCAAAGCGGAGGGGGAGACCCCCTAGCAAGTTCTTCAAGCAGGTGGAGCAGCATTACTTAACCCAGCTGACAGCCCAGCCTATCCCCCCTG AGATGTGCTCGGGCTGGTGGTGGATCCGAGACCCTGAGACACTGGATGTCCTGCTCAAGGCACTGCATCCCCGAGGCATCCGGGAGAAGGCGCTTCACAAACATCTTAGCAAGCACAAGGACTTTTTGCAGGAAGTTTGTTTACAGCCCTTAACTG ATCCCATCTTTGAGCCTAATGAGCTCCCTGCCTTGGAAGAAGGCGTTATGAGCTGGTCCCCCAAAGAGAAGACGTACGAGACAGACCTAGCTGTGCTCCAGTGGGTGGAGGAGCTGGAGCAGCGGGTTGTCCTCTCCGATCTGCAGATTCGG GGCTGGACATGCCCTACCCCAGACTCCACCAGAGAAGACTTGACctactgtgagcatctgcctgaCTCCCCGGAGGATATCCCTTGGAGGGGTCGGGGCAGGGAAGGAACAGTACCTCAGCGGCAGAACAACAACCCTCTGGACCTCGCTGTGATGCGATTGGCTGTTCTGGAGCAAAATGTGGAGCGGCGGTACTTGCGGGAGCCCCTCTGGGCAGCCCATGAGGTGGTAGTGGAGAAGGCCCTACTGAGCACACCCAATGGTGCCCCTGATGGCACCTCAACTGAGAT ATCCTATGAGATCACCCCTCGTGTCCGAGTTTGGCGGCAGACACTTGAAAGGTGCCGTAGTGCAGCCCAAGTGTGCTTGTGCATGGGCCAGCTAGAAAGGTCCATCGCGTGGGAGAAGTCTGTCAACAAAGTG ACCTGCCTGGTCTGCCGGAAGGGCGATAATGATGAGTTTCTCCTGCTGTGTGATGGGTGTGACCGAGGCTGCCACATTTACTGTCATCGGCCCAAGATGGAGGCTGTTCCAGAAGGAGATTGGTtctgtgctgtctgtctgtcccag CAGGTAGAGGAAGAGTACACTCAGAGGCCTGGTTTTCCAAAACGAGGTCAGAAGCGGAAAAGTAGTTTTCCACTGACCTTCCCAGAAGGTGACAGCCGGCGGCGGATGTTGTCAAGGAGCCGAGATAGTCCAGCAGTGCCTCGGTACCCAGAAGACGGGCTGTCTCCCCCCAAAAGACGGCGACATTCGATGAGAAGTCACCACAGTGATCTCACATTTTGCGA GATTATCCTGATGGAGATGGAGTCCCATGATGCAGCCTGGCCTTTCCTAGAGCCTGTGAACCCTCGCTTGGTGAGTGGATACCGACGTGTCATCAAGAACCCTATGGATTTTTCCACCATGCGAGAACGCCTGCTCCGTGGAGG GTACACTAGCTCAGAAGAGTTTGCAGCTGATGCTCTGCTGGTTTTTGACAACTGCCAGACCTTCAATGAGGATGACTCTGAAGTGGGCAAGGCTGGGCACGTCATGCGACGCTTCTTTGAGAGCCGCTGGGAGGAATTTTATCAGGGAAAACAGGCCAATCTGTGA